The genome window AAGAATGGTCAGAGTTCCATCCTCGAACTCTCGAACAATACGGATCTCGGGGGACACGTCGCCGTCTATGAGCAAGGCTCGAAACGCGGCGAGATAACGGCCACTGTTATCTTGGGTCGTTTGCCACTCATCGGTGTCGACAACAATGTCGAACTCGTCCACGGATGGACGCTCTATATAGCCTTCCTCAGCAACAGCCGTAATCATTTCCGGATACGAACTGAACAACTGTTGTACCGCCTCGACACTCTTGTACTCTTTAGTCGCCTCGTTCACCTCGGATTTTGAAAGACGACGTTGATTCGAATCGGCTGCAGCAGTACTGCTTAAGCTGATAGCGGCGGCACCCGCTGTAGCCATGGATCGGAGAACATTCCGACGAGCGATACCTGTATCATTATCACTAGTCTTTTCTGGGGCCATTCCCACATTATAATCTGTAAAAATAATATATAAATTTATTCTAGGCAGCTAAAAATAATTTTCAACGGTATCTTTTGTATTGTGGTCAGGTTCATTCTTGTAATGTGATCAGCAACGCGATAACGCCGACGAGGAGTGCAATCAGGGCAAAGACCGGGTATCCACCGGTTGCACTACGAAATGCCACATATCCGATGGTTGCACCAACAGTGAGAACAACTACATGACTGACGAGGTGAATTCCTTCGATTCGGAGCGTCGAAACTTCTCGACCGACCTCGTCCGTAATGGTGAGCCCGTTCTGCCCGACATCCCAAGAGATCACTGTAAGGAATGCAGCGATAAGGAGAAACAACGGTGCGATTCCGAGTAGTCCGGCAACGACGACCGCACCGAATAGCACTGCGGACCCGACCGTGAGGATTTCCGACGACCCTCGAACGAGGCCAACCACGAGGAACACGACCCCACTAACGCTGGCTATGAGAGTGTACACGGAGACAGCAGTAACGAGGAGGACCCCGAACGCGGCCAGTAAGGCGACGACGGTACTGAACAGCGGCGGTGTTCCCCGTGATATCCATCCAGTGCTACGGTGCATATCGAAACACCTCCTCAATCGGCTCGGAGACGTTCCAATCAACCACAGGGATACCGGCACTTCGAAGATCCCCGAGTCGGAAACGCCGCGTGAGAGATGCGAAGCCGTCCGCACAGTCGGCCGAAGGTTCTCCTATCGTCGGGTTCGGGCTGACGACAGTGACGGCGTACCCGAACGCATCGAGTCGTCGTGCAGCGTGTTTCGCTTCGTCATCACACATCGGTGAAATGAGTATCACCTGGATATCCGAACGAATCCGCTGGTGAAACTCCTGAATCGCCGCAGTCACGTCGAGTTCCTCGTTCGGGGTGTCCCACGCGAACGCCGTCTCCTCGGCGAGAGTACGATGAATGCGACTTCGCTGTGATGCACCGGCACCCGGGGACAACCAGCACGACTCCGGTGACAGTGCTGTAACGCCAACCGGGATACTCTCCGACAGCAATTGGGTCGTGATGTATCGTCCCGCAGTAACGCTCTGTTGGACGATCGGTTCATCGGATGCACCGAGCGGTGCTAGATACGCTTCTGTTCGAGCATCGATAACGACCATCACTTTTGTGAGTCGCGACTCCCGGAAATCGACCGTCCGCAACTCGCCGGTCTTTGCCATCCGTTTCCAATCGATACGTGACAGCGAATCCCCGGAACGATACTCTCGAACCGAATGGAACTCGACACCGGAACCACTGACAGTCGCTCGTGCTTGCCCCGAATGAACCGTCGTCTCCCGTGGGAGACTCACTTCTGATTCGGGCGATTCGTTTACGAGACAGTTGATTTCGTTTGCCGTGCTCTCGACGAGTAGCTCTCGCTTCTGCACACCGGTTACGTCCCGCATGATGACGAGCGATGGGTCGAACGTATGAATTCCAGACACAGCGGTTACCGAGTACGTGAACGTGGCTCTCTTTCCCGGACGAAGTGCGGTGGTGAATCGAGGCGAACCGTCGGTGACGGTGAGTCCGACGGGCACGCCGTCGATCAACCGGAGATCCGCGAGCGTGCTGTTACCAGTGTTTCTGATCGAGACGGTGACAGTGACATCGTCTCCCACGTCGGGTTCCGGGTCGCTGATGGTTCGCGTTATTTCGACCTCCTTCGACGGTGGGGTAGCGATACGTGTGTACCCGGCAATAGTGATACCGAACAAGGCGAGGAGGAGGAGTCCCGGACGGACTGTGAAGATGCCGAGCCCTCCGGCAACGAGTGCTGCTGCAGTCACACCGCGCGTCCGTCCCGGTCGGGACACTTGTGAGTTCTCACCGGCGATCGACGACCAGTACTCCCGTGTCGTCGTGATTGGTGTCTCGTCAAGCGAACGTTTTGTCGCGTCGAACAGTTCGGGCGAAACGGATGTCCCACCGAATCGACTCGCAAGGTCGGCGATCGCATGCCGTGCCCGTCGTGCAAACGGTGGTTCGGTGCTCCGTAGCGAGCGAAGCCGCTGGCGCAACGACAACCTTGGAACGACATCGTCTTCGAAGAAAGCCGCTGCCCGAGAATCGTCCGTCCAGCTCCCGTCGTCGAGTCGCGTCTCTATCTCCGTTCGTGTCCACGTTTCCGTCCGTGACAGTACGGAGATCGCAATCTCCCGTAACTCAGCGCGGAGAGCGAGGCGGCTTTCGGGGTCGTCCATGCGTCGGTCGCTCCAGTCAATCCCCGCAAGACGCCGTGCGAACGATGTTCCGGGACGTTCGTACCGAGGACGATTCTCCGGTTGCAGAGATGCTCCATGTACGACTTGCTGACCGTTTCCCGTGTCGGTCGCCGAGTTATCTCTGATAAGCAAGTATCCTGCGAGAATGACCGCCCCGAGGCCGATGATGACGAATGGTGCGGCCCGAGCGACACCCGTGAGGGTACCGATATTTGCCAGTGTCGGCGATGTAATCAGCAGGATACCCACGAGACTCGATGCGAGACCGAGGACGAGGGTTGGACGACGAATCCAGCTCATTTCTCGGACGTGGCTGTAGTGGAATCTGCGTCGTTCATGTTCTCGGACTGTCGAATCTCGTCGAGCGCTTTTTGTGCACGCCGTTCTCGGGAGTCGTTCGGGAACTTCCCGCCATATCGAACCGAACGGAACAACTCGGTCAATTCGTGTACCGGCATCTCCGGGAGCTTTGCTCTAATCGCCCGTCGTTCGAGCTCTGCGGGAGTCTCTTGGTTTTCCCGAGGTGGGGCGAGGGACCGGACCATGGTTCGCCACGCTCGATACACGTTGTTGGTCAGTGGGAGATCGTTGACTCTCATCGAGGAAGTGGACGACTTTGGCTCGGTAACTACTCCGTCAGTTTTTTCCCCGTCGACTATTTCTCCACGTTCATCATCAGTGGTGAGACGCCAAATGACGAGTAGCGCACCGAAGAGTAGCAGACCGATTCCGAGTGCAAGTCGAGTGAGCGTGCTACCGGATCGTATCTGACCGCTATTCAGGCCATTCTTAACGTTTAGATTCGGCATGAGGGAGTGGGTCCCTTGTCGTTTTCCGGACTGTGATTGACTCTGGCTTGCCTGCCCTCCGGTGTGGGACTCTCCCGGAGTCTCGACAGTCGTTTTCTGCTGGTTGCTAACTGGATGTGCGGATTGCAGCGTGCTAGCGGCCATCCCGAGAATCGCTAACGCGAACACCGCGATGAGGAGGGGAGCGACGTGGGATCGGTTCATGAGCGGTCGACCTTTTCTGAGAATGGCTCCCTCTAGCGATTAAAAACTATTGGGATTGTTATATTGGATGGGTTTAGACAGCGCGTTAGAGAGGTATTCTACGCTCGTTTTAGAGAGGGTTGTTGTATAAAAATCGAGAGACCGTATTCTTGGTACGAACGAGAAGGATTCCGGACTACTGTGAACTACCTCATTGCTGGCATCCATCTATCAGTCATGCGATCATCATCCCCTTCGAATAGATTCGGAGAATCAAAGCTATGAATTTCACCTATAATCGAGATTTGAACCGCTATGGTTCCTTCTCAATATCGGCGAAACGATCCACATCGAACCGAACAGTTCGAGTGTGGCTGCTGATCGTCTCAACGGTCTCACGATCTCGACTCTACCATTCCCCTTGGGAATGTAGAACGCGAGAAACGGATCCGCGAAATTGCACACATCCATCGCGACCGTCGTGTGCAAATCGAGTCGATTGCGATTGACTCGACACTGCTTCAATCGGACTGATCGAATGATTCTCGGAG of Haladaptatus sp. R4 contains these proteins:
- a CDS encoding DUF4129 domain-containing protein, which codes for MNRSHVAPLLIAVFALAILGMAASTLQSAHPVSNQQKTTVETPGESHTGGQASQSQSQSGKRQGTHSLMPNLNVKNGLNSGQIRSGSTLTRLALGIGLLLFGALLVIWRLTTDDERGEIVDGEKTDGVVTEPKSSTSSMRVNDLPLTNNVYRAWRTMVRSLAPPRENQETPAELERRAIRAKLPEMPVHELTELFRSVRYGGKFPNDSRERRAQKALDEIRQSENMNDADSTTATSEK
- a CDS encoding DUF58 domain-containing protein, which produces MSWIRRPTLVLGLASSLVGILLITSPTLANIGTLTGVARAAPFVIIGLGAVILAGYLLIRDNSATDTGNGQQVVHGASLQPENRPRYERPGTSFARRLAGIDWSDRRMDDPESRLALRAELREIAISVLSRTETWTRTEIETRLDDGSWTDDSRAAAFFEDDVVPRLSLRQRLRSLRSTEPPFARRARHAIADLASRFGGTSVSPELFDATKRSLDETPITTTREYWSSIAGENSQVSRPGRTRGVTAAALVAGGLGIFTVRPGLLLLALFGITIAGYTRIATPPSKEVEITRTISDPEPDVGDDVTVTVSIRNTGNSTLADLRLIDGVPVGLTVTDGSPRFTTALRPGKRATFTYSVTAVSGIHTFDPSLVIMRDVTGVQKRELLVESTANEINCLVNESPESEVSLPRETTVHSGQARATVSGSGVEFHSVREYRSGDSLSRIDWKRMAKTGELRTVDFRESRLTKVMVVIDARTEAYLAPLGASDEPIVQQSVTAGRYITTQLLSESIPVGVTALSPESCWLSPGAGASQRSRIHRTLAEETAFAWDTPNEELDVTAAIQEFHQRIRSDIQVILISPMCDDEAKHAARRLDAFGYAVTVVSPNPTIGEPSADCADGFASLTRRFRLGDLRSAGIPVVDWNVSEPIEEVFRYAP